One window of Sporocytophaga myxococcoides genomic DNA carries:
- a CDS encoding DMT family transporter — MNWIYLSLAIVTEVVGTVMIRFSNSFSKIIPTILMIAFYIISYYFFNLSIKKIELGTAYAVWSGVGTALLTAVGMLVFNESISLSRVIAIALILIGVLILNLSQSSSQA, encoded by the coding sequence ATGAACTGGATATACCTTTCTCTCGCAATCGTGACAGAAGTTGTAGGCACAGTGATGATCCGATTTTCGAATAGTTTTTCGAAGATCATACCTACTATCTTAATGATAGCTTTTTATATCATTAGTTATTATTTCTTTAACCTGTCCATTAAAAAAATTGAGCTTGGAACTGCTTATGCTGTGTGGTCAGGCGTTGGCACTGCATTACTTACAGCAGTGGGGATGCTTGTTTTTAATGAAAGTATTTCTCTGAGCAGAGTTATAGCTATTGCACTTATTCTTATTGGAGTACTAATACTGAATTTATCACAATCCTCTTCTCAAGCTTAA
- a CDS encoding phenylalanine--tRNA ligase subunit alpha, whose product MLDKIKGVSEEIEQFQIDTKDSLEKFRLTFISKKGKVTELFDLLKQVPNEEKRAVGAELNVLKNAAQAKLLHFTEVFEQAASQNASSGKDLTLPGIPDLNGTRHPLSMVREEITQIFERMGFNLSEGPEIEDDWHNFTALNFPLNHPAREMQDTFFIEKNPDIALRTHTSSVQVRVMESQKPPIRTLSPGRVYRNEAISARAHCVFHQVEGLYIDENVSFADLKQTLYHFVKEMFGKDTKLRFRPSFFPFTEPSAEIDISCLICKGEGCNICKHSGWVEIGGSGMVDPNVLENAKIDSKKYSGYAFGMGIERITMLKYQIKDLRLFTENDVRFLKQFTFLG is encoded by the coding sequence ATGTTAGACAAGATAAAAGGTGTTTCGGAAGAAATAGAGCAATTTCAGATAGATACTAAAGATAGTCTTGAGAAATTCAGACTAACGTTTATTAGCAAAAAAGGTAAGGTTACGGAATTGTTTGACCTACTGAAGCAGGTGCCTAATGAAGAAAAGAGAGCGGTAGGAGCTGAGCTGAATGTTTTGAAAAATGCAGCTCAGGCCAAGCTTTTACACTTTACAGAGGTGTTTGAACAGGCAGCTTCTCAAAATGCTTCTTCAGGAAAGGATCTTACACTCCCTGGAATACCTGATCTGAATGGTACGCGTCACCCTCTTTCTATGGTGCGTGAAGAAATTACCCAGATATTCGAACGTATGGGCTTCAATCTTTCCGAAGGTCCTGAGATTGAAGATGACTGGCATAACTTTACTGCCCTGAACTTTCCTCTTAACCATCCAGCCAGAGAAATGCAGGATACTTTTTTCATTGAGAAAAATCCTGACATTGCTTTAAGAACACATACTTCATCTGTGCAGGTAAGAGTGATGGAAAGTCAGAAGCCTCCTATCAGGACTTTATCTCCGGGAAGAGTATATAGAAATGAAGCAATCTCTGCGAGAGCGCATTGTGTATTTCATCAGGTAGAAGGTTTGTATATAGATGAAAATGTAAGCTTTGCAGATTTGAAGCAAACCCTTTATCACTTTGTGAAAGAGATGTTCGGGAAAGATACCAAACTTAGGTTCAGGCCTTCATTCTTTCCTTTCACGGAGCCTAGCGCGGAAATTGACATCAGTTGTCTGATTTGTAAAGGAGAGGGCTGCAATATCTGCAAGCATTCCGGTTGGGTGGAAATTGGTGGCTCTGGAATGGTAGATCCCAATGTACTTGAGAATGCAAAAATAGATTCAAAGAAATATTCAGGTTATGCTTTCGGTATGGGTATTGAAAGAATTACCATGCTTAAGTACCAGATCAAAGACCTTCGTTTGTTCACAGAGAACGACGTGAGATTCCTGAAGCAGTTTACTTTTTTAGGCTAA